AACGCTCTCTGCCGTTACCTCAATTACTCAAACTTCAGGTTCCATTACCGTAGGAGCATCTGGAACTATCTCCCTCATCGCTACCAATGGAAATATCGGCTCCTTATTGAATCCCATTATCATTGAACGAACTTCAGGTAATTGGACTAGCTCAAACCTTACCCTCAAAGCCACCAATGGCTCTCTCTTTATTAAAACTGCATCTACTGGTGCACTCTCAGCGCTCACCGCTGCAACACCATCTATTACCTTCTTACCAACTGGCACCTTCTCACTTGAACAAACCACTGGCTCTATAACCCTCCCTGCTACCATTAACTTTCCAAATGCAACTATTAAACTTACCGCATCAGCTACCTCTGCAACCATAGATCTCTCTAGCTTCAATATTACCGCTACCTCAATCTCCCTTACTGCTGATACAAACCTCACCACTACAACGGGCATCCTAACTTCAGGAGCATCTGGAACTATCTCTCTCACCTCCACCAATGGAAATATCGGTTCCTCATCGAATCCCATTTTGATTACTCAAAACGCAATTACAGGAGACCTTATCGCAACTGCAACTGCAGGTGATATCTACCTCTCATCAACTTCTTCATCACTTACCCTTGGTGCAATTACCAGTGCAACTGCCGCCACCAATATAATTTTAATTTCCGCTTCCGCAACTAATGCTGATATTAATGTAAATGGCGGAAACATTTCTGGAGGCATGATAACCATAACTGCCAACCGCAATATTACTAACAATAATAGAACCATTACCGTAGGATCAACTGGAATTATCTCTCTCACCGCCACCAATGGGAGTATCGGTAGTGCAACCGCTCCAATATCAATTACTTGTGGCACCTGTAGTTCTTGGAGTGCGACTTCATTAGTTTTAACTAACTCTAGTAAGGCTACAACAGGCATTTTTCTAACAAGTAGCAATGTTTTTGATGCAGCGGTAATACCTAGTTCATTTACACTTGGTACTTTTTTATGGATACAATCTTCAGGCACGCTCACCTTATCAGCGATTACAAAAGAGGATGTTGATTTTATTTTTGTAGCTACCAGTGGTGCGATTTCAATTTCTAATTCTATAACTGCCAATAGTATTTCTCTAACTGCACAGTCAATTACTACTACCAGTTCAAATAACAAGTTAACTGCTCCTACAATTTCATTAATTGCAAGTGGTAGTGCAGATGATATTGGATCAAGTGCTAATAGAGTTTATATTAGTTCTGGCACAGGAGAGCCTGATTTTACCCTTGTATCAGTTATCGTTGCATCTGGAAGATCGGCTTTTCTGCGCAGAGATTATAGAACTACTCCAACTTCAAGCAATAATGATCCAGCCTTAGTTGATGTTGAAAATGAAGTGTTGTTACGAAAGTTGACCAATCGGATTTATAGCTATACAGTTACAGTATTTCATGATGGCGCTACTGCGTTTAGCGCAACAGATGACAGACAGTTCACCGTATCAAATGCTGCCCCAACCACACCTCAAGCTAGCTACACAGGCATTAGTGCTATTCTAGTGGGTGTGCTAGATGCTTTATTTGCTTTATTTGGTTCACCAACTTGTAGCACAGTAAATCCTAGCGATAATTTCTTAACCTCACTACTTCGTGGGTTATGTCCTTAGCGGTAGTTATTCTCGCTGCGGGCAAAGGAACGAGATTAAAAACCACCGTGCCTAAACCTTTAGTTCCATTTGCTTCAGGAACCTTATTAGCAATGTCATTAAGAAATGCCTACTCACTATCACCAAATAAAATTATCGTAGTGGTTGGGCATCAATCAGAGCTAGTAGAAGATGAAGCCACTCGTTGTATGAAAATATTTGGCCATTCGTCAGTCAATCTGGTTTGTTTGAAACAAACCGAACAGAAAGGTACTGGGCATGCTCTGATGGTGGCGTTGCCTGAATTGCATAATTATAAACGGGCATTAGTACTCTATGCCGACTCTCCTTTGTTGCAAGTCCATACCCTAACAAAATTACTCCAAGCCAAAGCTAAACTGGTATATCTTGGCGCTAAGATAGATAATCCCACTGGGTATGGTCGAATTGTTTTGAAAGGAAAAACTATTCAATCAATTACAGAAGAGCGGGATTGTAATGCTAGTATGAAAAAAAATAAATTAGTTAATAGCGGAGTTATTATTGCAGAAGTGCCATTGCTAGAAAGGTATCTTAAAGGCATCAAACCAAACAAATTAAATGGAGAATATTATTTGACGGATCTTGCCGCACTGGCTAAGTGTGCGCAACTCGTTATCGCATCCGACAGTGAAGAAATTCTTGGCGTCAATAGTCTTGATGAGCTACATCGGCAAGCCAAAGTATATGAACATAGAATTGCGTTAGAAGCATTACGAAAAGGGCTGTTTATCGCCGATGTTAACAATACCCATATTCGCTCTTACAGTTCGCAGTTTGTTTTTGGAGTAAATTGCACCATAGATACCGGCTGTGTCATTATCGGAAAAGTAATTTTAGGAGATAATGTACGCATTGAGCCATATTGCGTATTGATAAATGTAACCATTGGTTCAGGATCGCTAATACGATCTTTCTCTCATCTTGATGGTGTCACAATTGGAGCAGGAGTCACTGTTGGACCCTATGCTAG
The Candidatus Methylacidiphilales bacterium DNA segment above includes these coding regions:
- the glmU gene encoding bifunctional UDP-N-acetylglucosamine diphosphorylase/glucosamine-1-phosphate N-acetyltransferase GlmU, whose product is MSLAVVILAAGKGTRLKTTVPKPLVPFASGTLLAMSLRNAYSLSPNKIIVVVGHQSELVEDEATRCMKIFGHSSVNLVCLKQTEQKGTGHALMVALPELHNYKRALVLYADSPLLQVHTLTKLLQAKAKLVYLGAKIDNPTGYGRIVLKGKTIQSITEERDCNASMKKNKLVNSGVIIAEVPLLERYLKGIKPNKLNGEYYLTDLAALAKCAQLVIASDSEEILGVNSLDELHRQAKVYEHRIALEALRKGLFIADVNNTHIRSYSSQFVFGVNCTIDTGCVIIGKVILGDNVRIEPYCVLINVTIGSGSLIRSFSHLDGVTIGAGVTVGPYARLRPGTVLSDAARVGNFVEIKKSTIGAGSKVNHLSYIGDTTIGKNVNIGAGTITCNYDGKQKHTTTIGNDVFVGSGVELVAPVTLEDRVVIGAGTTVRRSVEPDTLVVGQPTQKTISKRNK